In Bradyrhizobium guangxiense, the following are encoded in one genomic region:
- a CDS encoding DUF1127 domain-containing protein encodes MSTLTHNSMTNHHAPGLIEQIGETLHLWHERYRTRRELTQWTARDLHDVGLSWSDIAFEADKPFWRA; translated from the coding sequence ATGTCCACTTTGACCCACAACTCGATGACAAATCATCATGCGCCAGGGCTGATCGAGCAGATCGGCGAGACGCTTCACCTGTGGCATGAGCGCTACCGGACCCGGCGCGAGCTCACGCAATGGACCGCGCGCGATCTCCACGACGTCGGACTGTCCTGGTCCGATATCGCCTTTGAAGCCGACAAACCCTTCTGGCGGGCCTGA
- a CDS encoding transcriptional regulator GcvA — translation MTARLPSLNGLRAFEAAARHLSFTLAAAELNVTQTAISHQIRRLEEELGIRLFIRQNRALALTPEARDYLPGVRAAFNDLRLATDRLLRKDDDKVLTVSTLASLAAKWLLPRLAGFQEQHPGIDVRITTSTSLVDFQRDNVDAAIRYGRGQWPGLRADWLMADELFPVCSPSLLRGDKPLRRPEDLRSHALLHTSNANSDDWRLWLTAAGLPADIARHPGITFDMIFMTIQAAIDGIGVAMGRTSYVRDDIAKGRLVVPFKIALPTDAGFYLVAPEGHREPPKLAAFRQWLIAATQNKA, via the coding sequence ATGACTGCCAGATTGCCGTCCCTGAACGGATTGCGGGCGTTCGAGGCCGCTGCGCGCCACCTCAGCTTCACGCTGGCGGCCGCCGAGCTGAACGTGACGCAGACCGCGATCAGCCATCAGATCCGAAGGCTCGAGGAGGAGCTCGGTATCCGCCTGTTCATCCGGCAAAACCGCGCGCTGGCGCTGACGCCGGAGGCGCGCGACTACCTCCCGGGCGTCCGCGCCGCCTTCAACGACCTGCGCCTGGCGACCGACCGGCTGTTGCGCAAGGACGACGACAAGGTGCTGACGGTCTCGACGCTGGCCTCGCTCGCCGCAAAATGGCTGCTGCCGCGGCTGGCGGGTTTCCAGGAGCAACATCCCGGCATCGATGTCCGCATCACCACCTCCACCAGCCTGGTCGACTTCCAGCGCGACAATGTCGACGCTGCGATCCGCTACGGCCGCGGCCAGTGGCCGGGCCTGCGCGCCGACTGGCTGATGGCGGATGAGTTGTTTCCGGTGTGCAGTCCTTCGCTGCTGCGCGGCGACAAGCCGCTGCGCCGGCCGGAAGATCTGCGTAGCCACGCATTGCTGCACACCTCGAACGCCAACAGCGACGACTGGCGGCTATGGCTCACCGCGGCCGGCCTGCCGGCCGACATCGCGCGGCATCCCGGCATCACCTTCGACATGATCTTCATGACCATCCAGGCCGCGATCGACGGCATCGGCGTCGCGATGGGACGGACATCCTATGTCCGCGACGACATTGCGAAGGGCCGGCTCGTGGTGCCCTTCAAGATCGCGCTGCCCACGGACGCCGGCTTCTACCTAGTCGCCCCGGAAGGCCATCGGGAGCCGCCAAAGCTGGCGGCGTTCCGCCAATGGCTGATTGCTGCAACGCAAAATAAAGCCTGA
- a CDS encoding amidohydrolase family protein, whose amino-acid sequence MASLIAGGVDCDVHPAVPHLTSLLPYLNDYWRDQVTTRGMVDLISQSYPQNSPITARPDWRPESGKPGESLTDMQRHVLDGFKLDYAICNPLYGVQMVFSEDMQAAFCRALNDWLAKEWLDRDARLRGSIVIPTQSVEKAVAEIERCAQDQRFVQVLMLVMGDTPLGKRALWPIYEAAERLNLPVGVHAGSAYHNPPTAVGWGSYHIEDYVGQAQAFQTQLTSLIVEGVFAKYPRLKMVLLESGVSWISPYLWRLHKFWRGVRMETPWVDRAPLDIVRSNIRFSLQPFDAPPNEATLNRLFDHMQSDELVLFSTDYPHWQFDGQDALPEGLSPDLVRKIMIDNPHATYPRLT is encoded by the coding sequence ATGGCGTCCCTGATCGCCGGCGGCGTGGATTGCGATGTGCATCCGGCCGTGCCGCATCTGACCAGCCTGCTGCCGTACCTGAACGACTATTGGCGCGATCAGGTGACGACCCGCGGCATGGTCGATCTTATCTCGCAATCCTATCCGCAGAATTCGCCGATCACGGCGCGGCCCGACTGGCGCCCCGAGAGCGGCAAGCCCGGCGAGAGCCTGACGGACATGCAGCGTCACGTGCTCGATGGCTTCAAGCTCGACTATGCCATCTGCAACCCGCTCTACGGTGTGCAGATGGTGTTTTCGGAAGACATGCAGGCCGCTTTCTGCCGCGCGCTGAACGATTGGCTGGCAAAGGAATGGCTCGACCGCGACGCGCGGCTGCGCGGCTCGATCGTGATCCCGACGCAGAGTGTCGAGAAGGCCGTCGCCGAGATCGAGCGCTGCGCGCAGGACCAGCGCTTCGTTCAGGTGCTGATGCTGGTCATGGGCGACACGCCGCTCGGCAAGCGCGCGCTGTGGCCGATCTATGAAGCCGCGGAACGACTGAATCTGCCGGTCGGCGTCCACGCCGGTTCCGCCTATCACAATCCCCCGACCGCCGTGGGGTGGGGTTCCTATCACATCGAGGACTATGTCGGTCAGGCCCAGGCGTTCCAGACCCAGCTCACCAGCCTGATCGTCGAGGGCGTGTTCGCCAAATATCCGCGCCTGAAAATGGTGCTGCTGGAGTCGGGCGTCTCCTGGATCTCGCCTTATCTCTGGCGGCTGCACAAATTCTGGCGCGGGGTGCGGATGGAGACGCCGTGGGTGGATCGCGCGCCGCTGGACATTGTGCGCAGCAACATCCGTTTCTCGTTACAGCCATTTGATGCGCCGCCGAACGAGGCGACATTAAATCGCCTGTTTGATCATATGCAGTCCGACGAATTGGTCCTATTCTCCACGGACTATCCGCACTGGCAGTTCGACGGCCAGGACGCGCTGCCCGAAGGTCTGTCCCCCGATCTCGTGCGCAAGATCATGATCGACAATCCGCATGCAACCTATCCCCGCCTGACATGA
- a CDS encoding amidohydrolase family protein: MNIQFRENQEAASPLTVKTAIADCDIHPARAARTELYPYLAKRWQHHLEVYGVHAYQGMMEGPPYPKAQPNASRRDAWPPEGGPQGSSLSFMQKQLLDPNNVQLGVLNPLGTGQGIRNHELSAALCSAINDWQIDKWTSKDKRLKASIVVGNEDGLSAAAEIRERAGDKNFVQVLLLSRNVEPLGQRRYWPIYQAAEEAGLPVGVHAFGFGGNPITPSGWPSYYIEEMVGHSQCQQSALASLVLEGVFERFPKLKMVMIEAGFGWAPSLCWRLDKAWQRLRSEVPHVKRPPSEYIREQVWWTTQPMEDPERREDLFDVINWIGWDRLLFATDYPHWDYDEPSRVLPAGVSEANREAFYLGNAKKLYGVC; encoded by the coding sequence ATGAACATCCAGTTCCGCGAGAACCAAGAAGCCGCTTCCCCGCTGACCGTCAAAACCGCAATCGCGGACTGCGACATCCACCCGGCGCGCGCCGCCCGCACCGAGCTCTATCCCTACCTCGCCAAACGCTGGCAGCATCATCTCGAAGTCTACGGCGTCCATGCCTATCAGGGCATGATGGAAGGCCCGCCCTATCCGAAGGCCCAGCCCAATGCCTCGCGCCGCGATGCCTGGCCGCCGGAAGGGGGACCGCAGGGCTCCTCGCTGTCCTTCATGCAGAAGCAGCTGCTCGATCCCAACAACGTGCAGCTGGGCGTGCTCAATCCGCTGGGCACCGGGCAGGGCATCCGCAATCACGAGCTCTCGGCCGCTCTGTGCTCGGCGATCAACGACTGGCAGATCGACAAATGGACCAGCAAGGACAAGCGGTTGAAGGCCTCGATCGTGGTCGGCAATGAGGACGGGCTGTCGGCCGCTGCCGAAATCCGCGAGCGCGCCGGCGACAAGAATTTCGTGCAGGTGCTGCTGCTCAGCCGCAACGTCGAGCCGCTCGGCCAGCGCCGCTATTGGCCGATCTACCAGGCCGCGGAAGAAGCGGGGCTCCCGGTCGGCGTTCACGCTTTCGGGTTCGGCGGTAACCCGATCACGCCGTCGGGCTGGCCGTCTTATTACATCGAGGAGATGGTCGGGCATTCGCAGTGCCAGCAATCGGCGCTGGCGAGTCTGGTTTTGGAGGGAGTGTTCGAGCGCTTCCCGAAACTGAAGATGGTGATGATCGAGGCCGGCTTCGGCTGGGCGCCGTCGCTCTGCTGGCGGCTCGACAAGGCCTGGCAGCGCCTGCGCAGCGAGGTGCCGCATGTGAAGCGGCCGCCGTCGGAATATATCCGCGAGCAGGTGTGGTGGACGACGCAGCCGATGGAGGATCCGGAGCGGCGGGAGGATCTGTTCGACGTGATCAACTGGATCGGCTGGGACCGTCTGCTGTTCGCCACCGACTATCCGCATTGGGACTATGACGAGCCGTCGCGCGTCTTGCCGGCCGGCGTCAGCGAAGCCAATCGCGAGGCGTTCTATCTCGGCAACGCGAAGAAATTGTACGGCGTTTGCTGA
- a CDS encoding Rieske (2Fe-2S) protein, protein MARHVIAPVDELPPGTRKFLEIDGRPIAVFNIKGEYFGLMNRCPHQGAALCEGPLIGLAQSKDPGEIEYTKLGEIIRCPWHGWEFDIRTGQSYCDPRRFRVKAYPAHVEPGASVVKGPYVAETIPVKVESDYVVVEL, encoded by the coding sequence ATGGCAAGACACGTCATCGCGCCGGTCGACGAGCTTCCGCCGGGCACGCGAAAATTTCTGGAGATCGATGGGCGGCCGATCGCCGTCTTCAACATCAAGGGCGAATATTTCGGCCTGATGAATCGCTGCCCGCATCAGGGCGCGGCGCTGTGCGAGGGGCCGCTGATCGGGCTCGCGCAGTCGAAGGATCCCGGCGAGATCGAATACACCAAGCTCGGCGAGATCATCCGCTGCCCCTGGCACGGCTGGGAGTTCGACATCCGCACCGGCCAATCCTATTGCGATCCCCGTCGTTTCCGCGTCAAGGCCTATCCGGCCCATGTCGAGCCCGGCGCCAGTGTGGTGAAGGGACCGTATGTCGCCGAGACGATTCCCGTGAAGGTCGAGAGCGACTACGTGGTGGTGGAGCTGTAG
- a CDS encoding MFS transporter → MAGPATSTNSPAIKSRIGAILRATSGNFLEQFDFFLFGFYAAAIGKAFFPSSNETASLLNTFGVFWLGALMRPVGAIVLGAYIDRIGRRQGLIVTLGIMAFGTVVIALCPSYATIGIAAPIIVLIGRLLQGFSAGVELGGVSVYLAEISTPGNRGFYTSFQSSSQQVAIFVASILGYLLSEVMPADTVAAWGWRIPFFVGCLIIPLIFVLRRTLEETPAFLAMKKHPTAREVFASALANWRIVVLGMMIAILTTTTFYFVTVYTPTFGKTVLKLSTQDALLVTLLVAVTNFIWNPVGGALSDRIGRKPVLLVIASLSLVTAYPALHWLVAAPTFGKLLAVEMMFSFYFGVYSGTMLGALVEIVPAHVRTTCFSLAFALAAALFGTFTPFASTWLIERTGDKASPGFWLMFAALLGIIAASTVYRGGGKAVPTYDAVPTYDAVPEPVAGH, encoded by the coding sequence ATGGCTGGACCAGCCACCTCAACTAATTCGCCCGCAATCAAGTCGCGCATCGGTGCGATCCTGCGTGCCACGAGCGGCAATTTCCTCGAGCAGTTCGACTTCTTCCTGTTCGGCTTCTATGCCGCCGCGATCGGCAAGGCGTTCTTCCCGTCCAGCAACGAGACGGCGTCGCTGCTCAACACCTTCGGCGTGTTCTGGCTCGGCGCCTTGATGCGTCCGGTCGGCGCCATCGTGCTCGGGGCCTATATCGACCGCATCGGCCGCCGCCAGGGCCTGATCGTCACGCTCGGCATCATGGCGTTCGGCACCGTCGTGATCGCATTATGCCCGAGCTATGCGACCATCGGCATCGCCGCGCCGATCATCGTGCTGATCGGCCGCCTGCTGCAAGGCTTCTCCGCCGGCGTCGAGCTTGGCGGCGTGTCGGTGTATCTGGCCGAAATCTCGACGCCCGGCAATCGCGGCTTCTACACCTCGTTCCAGTCGTCGAGCCAGCAGGTCGCGATCTTCGTCGCCTCGATCCTCGGCTACCTGCTGTCCGAAGTGATGCCGGCCGACACCGTCGCCGCTTGGGGCTGGCGCATTCCATTCTTCGTCGGTTGCCTCATCATTCCCCTGATCTTCGTGCTGCGGCGGACGCTGGAGGAGACGCCGGCCTTCCTCGCCATGAAGAAGCATCCGACTGCTCGCGAGGTGTTCGCCTCCGCGCTCGCCAACTGGCGCATCGTCGTGCTCGGCATGATGATCGCGATCCTGACCACGACGACGTTCTACTTCGTCACGGTGTACACCCCGACCTTCGGCAAGACCGTCCTGAAGCTGTCGACGCAGGACGCGTTGCTGGTCACATTGCTGGTCGCCGTCACCAATTTCATCTGGAATCCGGTCGGCGGCGCGCTGTCCGACCGCATCGGCCGCAAGCCGGTGCTGCTCGTCATCGCGAGCCTTTCGCTCGTCACCGCTTATCCGGCGCTGCACTGGCTGGTGGCGGCGCCGACCTTCGGCAAGCTGCTCGCGGTCGAGATGATGTTCTCGTTCTATTTCGGCGTCTACAGCGGCACCATGCTGGGCGCGCTGGTCGAGATCGTGCCGGCGCATGTGCGCACCACCTGCTTCTCGCTCGCCTTCGCGCTCGCCGCCGCCCTGTTCGGCACATTCACCCCGTTCGCCTCGACCTGGCTGATCGAGCGCACCGGCGACAAGGCTTCGCCCGGCTTCTGGCTGATGTTCGCAGCACTGCTCGGCATCATCGCGGCCTCGACGGTGTATCGCGGCGGTGGCAAGGCGGTGCCGACCTATGATGCGGTGCCGACCTATGATGCGGTGCCGGAGCCGGTAGCGGGGCATTGA
- a CDS encoding enoyl-CoA hydratase codes for MTSGTTIDTGTNELLCVIRDRVAIITLNRPEARNSLSDALTPALRSMIRSCGENPEVGALLLTGAGEAFCAGGNVKGMGAHRDPKKLEMSLDDRIADLQERQRLLTGALVSVRKPTIAALPGPAVGAGLAIAMACDIRIAAQSAFVATGYARIALSGDYGIAWLLTRLVGTARARELMFTGDRVDATRAEAIGLVNRVVPDDKLQAEAFALARSLAEGPRLALRYMKDNLDEAVLFDFETARDHEAERLGRLTTTADHKEAVQAFIEKRKAVFTGK; via the coding sequence ATGACCAGCGGAACCACCATCGATACCGGCACCAACGAGCTCCTCTGCGTCATCCGCGACCGCGTCGCGATCATCACGCTGAACCGGCCGGAAGCGCGCAACTCGCTGTCGGACGCGCTGACGCCGGCCCTGCGCAGCATGATCCGGAGCTGCGGCGAGAACCCCGAGGTCGGCGCGCTGCTGCTCACCGGCGCGGGCGAAGCTTTCTGTGCCGGCGGCAACGTCAAGGGCATGGGCGCGCATCGCGACCCGAAGAAGCTGGAAATGTCGCTGGACGACCGCATCGCCGACCTCCAGGAGCGGCAGCGGCTGCTGACCGGCGCGCTGGTGTCGGTACGCAAGCCGACCATCGCCGCGCTGCCCGGCCCGGCGGTCGGCGCCGGGCTTGCCATCGCCATGGCCTGCGACATCCGCATCGCCGCGCAATCGGCCTTCGTTGCCACCGGCTATGCCCGCATCGCGCTGTCGGGCGATTACGGCATCGCCTGGTTGCTGACGCGCCTCGTCGGCACCGCGCGGGCGCGCGAATTGATGTTCACCGGCGATCGCGTCGACGCCACGCGCGCCGAAGCGATCGGCCTCGTCAACCGCGTCGTGCCTGACGACAAGCTGCAGGCCGAAGCTTTCGCCTTGGCAAGGTCGCTCGCCGAAGGCCCGCGCCTTGCGCTGCGATACATGAAGGACAATCTCGACGAGGCCGTGCTGTTCGACTTCGAGACCGCGCGCGACCATGAGGCCGAGCGGCTGGGGCGCCTGACCACGACCGCCGACCACAAGGAGGCCGTGCAGGCCTTCATCGAGAAGCGCAAGGCGGTTTTTACCGGGAAGTAG
- a CDS encoding GNAT family N-acetyltransferase has translation MSTLRLEDLKQYSDALRTRHGEALNVRFVEPRDTDELQHYFRSLSTRSRYNRFFGAISELPKGLLHDFLEVGERDRFTIVATMMIDGFETIVAEARYALHAETATLEFGLSVDDRWQGHGIATALMKNLECRAAALRAEHMFGDTLRSNEAMVSLARKSGFAFVNHPDDWKLVRFDKEIAVAPRDIPCASWRLAALSRQAERPSASA, from the coding sequence ATGAGCACTCTTCGCCTCGAAGACCTGAAGCAATATTCGGACGCACTGCGCACCCGGCACGGCGAGGCGCTCAATGTCCGTTTCGTCGAGCCGCGCGACACCGACGAGCTGCAGCACTATTTCCGCTCGCTCTCGACCCGCTCTCGCTACAACCGGTTCTTCGGCGCCATCAGCGAATTGCCGAAGGGCCTGCTGCACGATTTCCTCGAGGTGGGCGAGCGCGATCGCTTCACGATCGTGGCGACCATGATGATCGACGGCTTCGAGACCATCGTGGCCGAAGCGCGCTACGCGCTGCATGCGGAAACCGCGACGCTCGAATTCGGCCTGTCGGTCGACGACCGCTGGCAGGGCCATGGCATCGCCACCGCGCTGATGAAGAATCTCGAATGCCGCGCGGCCGCGCTTCGAGCCGAGCACATGTTCGGCGACACGCTGCGCTCCAATGAGGCCATGGTCTCGCTCGCACGCAAGTCCGGCTTCGCCTTCGTCAATCATCCCGACGATTGGAAGCTGGTGCGCTTCGACAAGGAGATCGCGGTCGCACCGCGAGACATTCCCTGCGCGAGCTGGCGCCTCGCCGCCCTTTCCCGTCAGGCCGAACGCCCCTCAGCCTCGGCCTGA
- a CDS encoding DUF1488 family protein, translated as MPLTRDKIIGHDLERLAFRFTMLNDDEVVQCQISDAAMDELAGMQGTESSARQAQFLSLRETIERIASDLYDEAPRFQGYVVRIFMRHLGRRD; from the coding sequence ATGCCGCTGACGCGCGACAAGATCATCGGCCACGATCTCGAACGGCTGGCGTTTCGCTTCACCATGCTGAACGACGACGAGGTCGTGCAGTGCCAGATCAGCGACGCCGCGATGGATGAGCTCGCCGGTATGCAGGGAACCGAAAGCAGCGCGCGGCAGGCGCAGTTCCTGTCGCTGCGCGAGACCATCGAGCGGATCGCGTCAGATCTCTACGACGAAGCACCGCGGTTTCAGGGCTATGTGGTGCGGATCTTCATGCGGCATTTGGGAAGGCGAGATTGA
- a CDS encoding tetratricopeptide repeat protein — translation MIAAMIRRAVLGAFAAALLSSPAFAAGGGGGGGGGGGVSSTDPYAGAYSDQKPQPAYPKRPGAKASQKGKKPNNQSGIGDPAFAAGYRMAYDTIYERNDYAAAIAQLRSLGHDDHPNVANLIGYSYRKLGDYEQSQLWYERALKADPNHVLTWQYYGLWQLERGNREQALYHLERIASICGTNCEEYRSLAAALDRPTGTALVY, via the coding sequence ATGATCGCAGCGATGATCAGACGCGCCGTATTGGGTGCATTCGCGGCCGCCCTGTTGAGCTCGCCGGCATTTGCCGCCGGCGGAGGCGGGGGGGGCGGAGGAGGGGGCGGCGTCAGTTCCACCGATCCGTACGCCGGGGCCTATTCGGATCAGAAGCCGCAGCCGGCCTATCCGAAACGCCCGGGTGCCAAGGCGAGCCAGAAAGGCAAGAAGCCGAACAACCAGTCCGGCATCGGCGATCCCGCATTCGCGGCCGGCTATCGCATGGCCTATGACACCATCTATGAGCGCAACGACTATGCGGCCGCGATCGCGCAACTGAGGTCGCTCGGGCATGACGACCATCCGAACGTCGCCAACCTCATCGGCTACTCCTATCGCAAGCTCGGTGATTACGAGCAGTCGCAGCTCTGGTATGAGCGCGCATTGAAGGCGGACCCGAACCACGTGCTGACGTGGCAATATTACGGCCTGTGGCAGCTGGAGCGCGGCAATCGCGAGCAGGCGCTCTATCACCTCGAGCGCATCGCATCCATTTGCGGGACGAATTGCGAGGAGTATCGATCGTTGGCCGCGGCGCTCGACAGGCCGACCGGCACGGCGCTCGTCTATTGA
- a CDS encoding CinA family protein — protein sequence MKELVGIAEQVAAKLIARKQTIAVAESSAGGLIAASLLAVPGASAYFLGGAVVYTRDARRVLMDISDEGMKGFRSSSEPYARLLAERMRTRFDSDWGLSETGAAGPTGNRYGDAAGHSCMAVAGPASEVMTLETSDNDRFGNMQMFAATALKLLLRKLEG from the coding sequence ATGAAAGAGCTCGTCGGCATTGCGGAACAGGTCGCCGCCAAACTGATCGCGCGCAAGCAGACCATTGCGGTGGCCGAATCCTCCGCCGGCGGCCTGATCGCGGCCAGCCTGCTTGCGGTGCCCGGCGCATCCGCCTATTTCCTCGGCGGCGCGGTGGTCTATACCCGCGATGCCAGGCGCGTGCTGATGGATATTTCGGACGAAGGAATGAAGGGCTTTCGGTCCTCGTCGGAGCCTTACGCGCGACTGCTGGCCGAGCGGATGCGAACGCGCTTCGACAGCGACTGGGGGCTGTCCGAGACCGGCGCAGCCGGCCCCACCGGCAACCGCTATGGCGATGCCGCCGGCCACAGCTGCATGGCGGTTGCGGGACCCGCGTCAGAGGTGATGACGCTGGAGACGAGTGACAATGACCGCTTCGGCAACATGCAAATGTTCGCAGCGACGGCGCTGAAATTGTTGCTGAGGAAGCTGGAGGGGTGA
- a CDS encoding AMP nucleosidase has protein sequence MQSPPSIATESFSDASLAVARLEEIYERNTKFLRDRFEAYVGGEAITTRVRAYYPFVRITTATHARLDSRLAYGFVAGPGVHETSVTRPDLFRSYLVEQIGLLLQNHGVPVEIGESNEPIPIHFAYRRDINIEAAITTSENSPVTRSLRDAFDVPDLATMDDAIADGTFELRPGAPEPLSLFRAARVDYSLRRLYHYTGTDPEYFQNFVIFTNYQFYVDAFAQLSQQRLQLGEAGLDAFVAPGNVITRSGGTTSGTAPVRGPQMPAFHLVAPDYRGITLINIGTGPSNARNVTDHVAVLRPHAWLMLGHCAGLRNTQRLGDYVLAHGYVREDHVLDRELPLWVPIPALAEMQVALEEAVEDVTGLEGFELKRLMRTGTVASVDNRNWEISGPGVIRRLSQSRAVALDMESAAIAANGYRFRVPYGTLLCVSDKPLHGEIKLAGMASEFYRRRVGQHLEIGLKALERLKQQESERLHSRKLRSFAEVAFQ, from the coding sequence ATGCAATCTCCTCCCTCCATCGCCACCGAATCCTTCTCCGACGCGTCGCTCGCCGTTGCCCGCCTCGAAGAAATCTACGAGCGCAACACCAAGTTCCTGCGGGACCGGTTCGAGGCCTATGTTGGCGGCGAGGCGATCACGACGCGGGTGCGTGCCTATTATCCCTTCGTACGCATCACGACCGCGACGCATGCGCGGCTGGATTCGCGGCTCGCCTACGGTTTCGTCGCCGGGCCCGGCGTGCATGAGACCAGCGTGACGCGGCCGGATCTGTTCCGGAGCTATCTCGTCGAGCAGATCGGATTGCTGCTCCAGAATCACGGCGTGCCCGTCGAGATCGGCGAGTCCAATGAGCCGATCCCGATTCACTTCGCCTACCGCCGCGACATCAATATCGAGGCGGCCATCACCACCAGCGAGAACTCGCCGGTGACGCGATCGCTGCGCGATGCGTTCGACGTGCCTGACCTCGCCACCATGGACGACGCCATCGCCGACGGCACCTTCGAGCTGCGGCCCGGCGCGCCCGAGCCGCTGTCGCTGTTTCGCGCCGCCCGCGTCGACTACTCGCTGCGCCGGCTCTATCACTATACCGGCACCGATCCCGAATATTTCCAGAACTTCGTGATCTTCACCAACTACCAGTTTTATGTCGACGCCTTCGCGCAGCTCTCTCAGCAGCGGCTGCAGTTGGGTGAGGCCGGCCTCGACGCCTTTGTCGCGCCGGGCAATGTCATCACGCGCAGCGGCGGCACCACCAGCGGCACCGCGCCGGTGCGCGGGCCGCAGATGCCGGCCTTCCATCTGGTCGCACCCGACTATCGCGGCATCACGTTGATCAACATCGGCACCGGTCCCTCCAACGCGCGCAACGTCACCGACCACGTCGCCGTGCTGCGCCCGCATGCCTGGCTGATGCTCGGTCACTGCGCCGGCCTGCGCAACACGCAGCGGCTCGGCGATTACGTGCTCGCGCACGGCTATGTGCGCGAGGACCACGTGCTCGACCGCGAGCTGCCGCTGTGGGTGCCGATACCGGCGCTCGCCGAGATGCAGGTCGCGCTCGAGGAGGCGGTCGAGGACGTCACGGGGCTCGAAGGCTTCGAGCTCAAGCGTCTGATGCGCACCGGGACGGTGGCGAGCGTCGACAACCGCAATTGGGAGATCTCCGGACCTGGGGTGATCCGCCGCCTGTCACAGTCGCGCGCGGTTGCGCTCGACATGGAATCGGCCGCGATCGCCGCCAACGGCTACCGCTTCCGCGTGCCCTACGGCACCCTGTTGTGCGTCTCCGACAAGCCGCTGCACGGCGAGATCAAGCTTGCGGGCATGGCCAGCGAATTCTACCGCCGCCGCGTCGGCCAGCATCTCGAGATCGGCCTCAAGGCGCTGGAGCGTCTCAAGCAGCAGGAATCGGAGCGGCTGCATTCGCGAAAGCTCCGCAGCTTCGCCGAGGTGGCCTTCCAATAA